The genomic region GCTAAGACCGGGCTTACCTTTGCCTAGTTTCTCTCCATTACCACTCGTCTCTTACACCAGTGTACTGCTAGCAGCAGTCTGTGGAAACCCAGAAGTCTTGAGACTCATCCAAGATGGCTGAGGGCCATATACAGAAAGCCACAGTGCAATAGTGTCATTTTTACTATAGCCTTCAGTgctattttgtgtgttttgccatgTTGCCAAAAGTAGTATAATCATATTATCTACCATGGAGTTTTTTGTTAAGAACTTGTTTTGCAGTATGCAGTTTAAGACACGTAGTGTAAATTGGATGCTTTCACAATAcggtgcattgtgggaacatTTGCATCCAGTGTGCAATTTgtagaattacattttaaaaatgtgtttgtgttaaaaattgTGTTGTCAAGATTTAAGCACAGACATCTTACTGATAGAAAGTGTAATGAGATTGTTGTTTATGTGCAGTTACAGATGAATAAGAAGGCAGGTGGTAATGTTGATGTCTAACttaagattaaaaaacagacagtttCAGAACACATTGGGTGTAGAAGGATCATGAAAAAAGTACAAAGGTTGTTGTGAGTACCAGTCGGTATCTGATTTTATAGTAGTAGCACTGGGACGGCTGAAGTAATTTAACTGTGAGGGTCATTCTCCAGCAGTGAGGAAATCTAACCAGTGAAATCACCTTATGCAATGTGTTACTGATATGAGGAGTTTTGTGTACTGTGAGCAGGGCTACAAGAAACCAAAGTTATGGGTGCACAGTTGGATCCATGCCAACATACTCTTATGTATTTAATGAGATTGTGCCAGAGATGTCAGTGAAAATTCAGGTAATACTATGTGGCCAAGTTGTTGCAGGTGTTGCTGGAttgaaggagagaaaggggtCATTTCTTGTGCATCCTCATCGGCTCGGCTCTTGGGTTTCCACAGACCTCTGCCCACTCTTTAATTACGGCTGCCCAGTGGACAGCCAGTCTGAGGGATACTGTAGCCTTATTAGACCACAGCCGCATCTAACCTCTACTTGAATAGGATCAAAACTAATGTTCACTCCTAAATTGTTTGCAGTAATTTTCTAGTGTAATCTGGCCCTGTGTTGATCCATCATGGCAATGCACGacgcagttaaaaaaaaaaactttctctgACAAATTGAACCATGCCTGTTGGTCTACCTCAAGAACATTTGAGCAGAGCTTCACCACAGGGGGTCGTCATTAACAATGACTTGCACTTTGGCACAGGCCTTTACCCACACTAAACAATGAttagattcacacacacacacacacacacacacacacacacacacacacacacacacacacacacacacacacacacacacacacacacacacacacacacacacacacacacacacacacacacacacacacacacacatgcatacaataGTTAAAGAATTGTTATTCCCCAGTGAAACAATATGTCCCTTTGCCCACTTGGTTGATGAATGCATATACATGGGtacattttgtgaaaatgaGATTGGGAcataaaagttgttaaaaacagaagaaaaatgacATACTCAGCAGTTGTTTGTTGAGTTGGCTACAAATGAGCAACACACTCGGCAACATTTGTGTCGGCGCAACAAATCCATCTCAGTTGTCTAGTTGCCTAAAAATGTCCctgtgtgtttaattaaaaaaaaaataatcattttatgGGACTAGAATGACAGTGAATGGACAGGGAGCGTAAATGAGAAGCTTTACTAGCCCTCTGCTGGTTGGTGACCTCTGAATGTCTCGTTGGGTGGGTGGGCGGTGATGCTGTGATCTCTGCTGCCATGCTCCTGTGACCTTCCCCGGTCTGACATCCCACTCTGTCTCATCCCCGGTGAACCCACTGTCATGTTCTGACCGGCGACCTCCCTGATTCCCTTCACCTTCGTTTCCTCCCCTCCTCAGCCTGCTGTGGTCTTCACCCCCTCCTTGATCTAATTGGGAAGAGCTCTTTACGTAAAATAAAGTAGGTATAAGTATGTATTGTTATATAAATCTATAAAAAGGgttatagaaaaaaataagataaaggTGGAAGTATTATTGAGAAATGCAGAGATTATGCATTATAATTTTTAGAGGTGGAATGTACAGGAAACCTGttaatattgtactttatattttgaatttgaatttgaatttgagaATATGGAAATCTAATTGTCAAATCAAAGACAAATTAACTAGTGATTTGGACACAGAGATGTGGTTTTAGACCAGCAGTATTCGAATGAACGTTCAATTTACAGCTGCTGGGTTTTCCCTGTCTTGCAGCTGCGAGTTCTGAAATTGATACAGATATTCTGTTGTGAATGATAATGCAACTCTAGGTCATATTGCATCGAGTAAATggcaacattttgtttaatgctGAGTAAGGGTGATTTTGCACATAATTTGAATTGTAGTTAGGTGTAGCTTTGCATTAGCAATGGCTATATTTTATTGATATAATACCCAATATAGAAGACTCAGTTTGTCTATTTAGGTTTTTCATGGGTTTTTAGAAGACTCAGCCCTAAAGTGAATGTTATAATAACACAGAACAGTAAAGAATTGTCTTCAAATAGCTGAATTCTACAATATTTGGTTTACTATACAACCACAATTCTTGCACAAGACGGTGAAAATACATCTTTTGTTTGATATCTACAAAAGGGTTACTCTTAGGTGTTGTGGGGTCcattaatataatttttactTCATCTATGAAACATCCATCCTCTTCTGTTATAAGAGGTTATACACAAAGCATTTTCACACTGCACTTaagtttttgcctttttatcttAGCACCCTGCACTCAGAATTTATAATGATGTTGTATCTCTTGGCTAAGTTcgtaaaacagaaaaacaacagaatgtgGTGGTCAAACTGTTCTCTTCCGCCAGTATGCCATTGTACCAAACTCTTTCATCAACCCTTTTTTCCAGTTCTCTAaggttttatttccttttatgccagaaaagttaattttactttactagAAAATGTCAGCAGATTTTGGCCAAACGATATTTAGAccttttcttgtgtttactAGAACTCCCATGTGTTTTGCGAGGTAGTCGGGCAGAGTCCAGCTTTAGACCTTGGTCACTCTGAACTGGATCAGTTGCACTGATTGCACAAGTGATTGACCAGTGTAAAGAGTCTACTGTGATCCCCATAGTGTTGCTGAGGGACTGCTGCCATTGGCTGAAATAGGTGAGGGTTACATCTCTGTACAGTCTGTTTATCAGTATTCCCTTTATCTCTCTTGTCATTTGGTGGATTTTGCTGTTTTATTCTCCTTAGCCCAGGGACCTGTATTAAACTGTATTAAATTGTATAGATTGTGCAAAAGCTGAATGTCGCATAGCAGAAGAGAAAAGCTATTCCTCACAGATGAcaaagtgatttaaaatgtataaaagacaTTGAGAAACAAAGTGTAGGTggataaatgtaatattttgtttgtaattaCTATTTTTTGTTGGAAGAGGGCTACTGGATAAAGAATCATCTGtaataaagtaattttaatatttctttgtcCCATGGTGTTTGTTGTGTAGGAGCATGACAACATGCTTAAAAAACCTTCAACCTAAATACTTGAATAATTTTATACTATTTTTCATAAATGACTAGGgtattacaatacattttaaattgatggTGCCAATCTTTGACATGTATTTGACTTTAAACTGCTTCTTTAATTTTCCTGAAAACTTGTTGCTTTAGCAAGGGAatacgtttttgtttttccccaacaatatttttatattgttggaATTTCAAACGAGTGAAGCCAAGTTCTGAGACCATGTTATTGTCCATCTTTACCAAAGGTCATGCATCCTCTTGATGATTTTAACTAATTTGGCTCAgtaaaaaagctgtttttgttttcatcagtTGTCCACTGTGTTTATTGAgctgattttattttccatttcctatATTATACTGTAGGACTGTTCTTTCATTATCTTTAGCGTCCATCTAGATCACTTGACAATAACAAGGAGAAACCTTGTTGTCCAAAGTCTCCGCAGATCTCATCTTTAAccatctcttcctcctcagcgTGTGTAAGACCTCTTCCAGGTGAAGTTCCCTTCCTTTGCCTCCACACTGCTCTCTTCTGGTGTATGCAGTCTTTGCCTCCTCACTAGGTTGGCTCTCCTCCTGCGAGGGTTGTTGCTGGTCCTGCTCCTCTGCCCGGCCTGACTATTTTCTCCTAGTGGACCATCCAATCTCATCCCAtccctctcctcccctttcAGGAAATCAGCCACAACTCTAAAGTACTCCAGAACTGCAATGTGACTCCAGTTACTATCTTCAACCTCTTCATTTCCggtcctccctccctccatttcTTTTCGGCCCTCCATAGTAAACCCACAATGCCCTCCCTTGTCTGTTAGCACCAAAAGGAAATAAGGATTTGTCTGGAAAAGGGGAAGGGGCAAAGTAGATGCGGGTGGAAGGAGAGGATCATCACAGCTGCGGATACAGAGAACAGGGACCGCCACCTCATCTGCATCTCTCAGTGGTTCGTTCCTCTCCCAGTAGGTGTCCCAGTCCTTGGCTGGGTAAGCCCTCTCGCCCAGTGCCCAGGCCACTGAGGGTGCCAGGCCCCGCGGGGAAATGGATCCTGAGTTCAGTCCAGAATTTCGAGTGCTTGCTGGAGGACTGGGGGGGCTCTGCAGAAGTTGAGTTGAAGAGCAGGAGAGAGTTTCCTCAAAGTCTCTGAGTGAGGAACAGCTGAGGGCCCGATCCAAATCCAGGACTCCTCTGAAGGAACTTGCATATCTTATTCGCCATGTACAGAACAAGCACAAGTTTGAAAAATCCTGCTCATGTTACAATCATGTTATTACTACTATTAATACATGTTCATATTGCTTTAATTGCTCTTACCTACTGAGCAGCAGTTTTCGTTGAAACAACACCCCCCAGCGATAGATAGGGGGCATGGCTGTTTCAAACCACAGTTGTCCCTGGAGTACAGGTGAGATGGCTGCAGCCGCTGTCAGGTGTGAACTTGATCCACACTCCCCCAAGTAGGAAAGAAGAATCCCTGAGCCTGAACCCTCACTCACCGCAACCATTACGGAGGACGGATGCCGGCTGTGGACATAAGCCACTGCCTGAAAAGGATAGACATCAAAGATCGCTCTTATTGTTAGGAAAAACAAAGTCCTTGAATgaacaaaatgttgattttagtCATGCTAACAGTATGGATGGATGGTCCGTTGGTCAGTCCACcattttggtccagactgaagtatcaacaacaacctttttaagttttttaccAACAAACATGGTCACCACAAGATGAAACCTAACGACTTTAGTAATCCCTTAACATTTCATATAGCACCATCATCATGTCAaaccttttagtttttctaacaCTGGTTTCCAACCGAACACCTGCCAAACTAACTACTTTCGCATCAGCCACAGCTGTGCTTATATTTAGAGATAATTGgcattgttagcatgctaacagacCAATATTAGATTATGAATTTgcattttagcatgctaaccttagcatttagctcagcAACACTTAGTAATTAGCCTAAGTAGTGCCTGACAGAGCTTCTGGCATGGCAGCAGATAATTTGATTTgcataaaactgtatttttttgcattttctatttaaGTAATTCTCAAACCTTTCCCAACAAGGGCCCCTAAACTGACAAAAGTTGGACCACGGACCCCACTTGGATACGATTTTTTCCGAAGGTCCCCCCCTTATAGGAATTTTGGTTTCAGATGTTTTGAccaaaatagtcatacattATGTCATTGGGGAACCAATGGATGGaattataatgaaaataaattattccaCTGGAACCCACTGAAGGACCCCTGGGTCACTTTGATATCCACTGGTCaattggatttaaaaacaaatagaaaaagaagCTGCAAAAAATAGTAGTTATCTATTAatccattgatttttttttcattatttgctCAAACATGAAACAAAGCAAAGGATGTCAATCACAAGAGAGAAAAGTGGTGTCTTTAAGTTGCTTATTGTATCCAAACAGTCCAATACCCAAACGtattcagtttacaatgatataaaacaatAGGCAATTCATCTTATTATTGTACCAGgacaaatataaaatcaaatgTACCTGCTCGAGATCAGCTTGGTCTCCAAACTCAGTCAGTC from Etheostoma cragini isolate CJK2018 chromosome 13, CSU_Ecrag_1.0, whole genome shotgun sequence harbors:
- the LOC117955703 gene encoding protein ABHD15, encoding MASSAWNYLFCLLPSLVMLLSLCVPRVRCWTRLVVKAASWRLWVLICLTVKLPLDRNIRTWTKETESTEIDILSRSGKTSDGPRLICKPTALAKYLRQHCGSLDRPRLASWPSGDPHLQTLSSLLFGQHKDTLQFTRDNLLLRDGGILALDWAVGTRLSEVVGRKEHQSGGKALGCFTTTPPVLLLIPEFWGGMTPHLKVLCHQAVRQGFYVVVFHARGTAGCPLTSARLTEFGDQADLEQAVAYVHSRHPSSVMVAVSEGSGSGILLSYLGECGSSSHLTAAAAISPVLQGQLWFETAMPPIYRWGVLFQRKLLLSRYASSFRGVLDLDRALSCSSLRDFEETLSCSSTQLLQSPPSPPASTRNSGLNSGSISPRGLAPSVAWALGERAYPAKDWDTYWERNEPLRDADEVAVPVLCIRSCDDPLLPPASTLPLPLFQTNPYFLLVLTDKGGHCGFTMEGRKEMEGGRTGNEEVEDSNWSHIAVLEYFRVVADFLKGEERDGMRLDGPLGENSQAGQRSRTSNNPRRRRANLVRRQRLHTPEESSVEAKEGNFTWKRSYTR